Genomic DNA from Enterococcus saccharolyticus subsp. saccharolyticus:
CTCAGCCAGTTGGTTAAATGATTCGGCTAATTGACCAAGCTCATCGCGCCCTTTAACTTCTACTTTATGACTATAATCCCCTTTCGCAATCCGTAATGCTTGTTCACGCATTTCCCCAATCGGTTGGGTAATCGAACGGGCAACTAAGACGGCGACCAACATGGAAATCATCGCCGCAATGACAGATGCTGTAACAAAAATAAACGCAATATTATTAATTTCATTATACTTTTGTTCAAGATTACTTTTCACATAAAGTATACCAATCACCGTATCTCCGGCAGATTGAATTACTTGAACATTAATTTGTACCCGATCGCCTGTCGAATCATCAATAGCGGTGATATTTTTATTGGCGAAATCATTGATATACGGATCTTCATTTTTCTTACCAATTGAATTACGATCACTAACATTGGTTGTAGCTCGAATAATACTTTTTTGATCGACCACTTTCATTTCAACAATATCTGGCGAATCACTATTATCTAAGACCCGCTGAATTTCGCTATCGATTTGCTGACTATTCGACCCATCTTGTCCTAAGTAATTTCCCAAAGTTCCAGCCAGTGTCTCGACTTGGGAATTCATACCTGTTTTAAAACTCTCAATAGTTGAACGTTCCAATCCGCGAATAAAATACGCCCCGATAATCTCGATTGAAATTAACAAAATCAAGATAAATGTCAGGGCGATTTTAAAGTTCACTGATTGAAAAAAGCGAACTTTATTCTTCATACATGCTTACTCCTGTTCCGGATTGCGTAGGTAATATCCTACGCCACGGCGTGTCACCAAATAATTTGGATGACTTGGATTGTCTTCAATTTTTTCACGTAATCGACGGACTGTTACATCGACTGTACGTACATCACCAAAATAATCATAGCCCCACACAGTTTGTAAAAGATGTTCGCGTGTCATTACTTGCCCAATATGTTTGGCTAAATAATGGAGTAATTCAAATTCACGATGGGTTAATTCAATAGCAGAACCATATTTGGTTACCATATAAGCATCTGGGTGAATCGTTAAATCGCCGATGGATAATTCAGTGTTGACTGGTTCTTCGACTTCTTTGCCAGCAGAAGAGCCTCGACGTAAATTTGCTTTGACACGAGCCACCAATTCACGATTGGAAAATGGTTTGGTTACGTAGTCATCTGCGCCTAGTTCTAAGCCAAGAACTTTATCAATTTCTGAATCTTTAGCAGTCACCATAATAATTGGCATGTCATACGTTTTACGAACTTCGCGTGCTACTTCTAAACCATCCATTTTTGGTAACATTAAATCAAGTAAGATTAAATCTGGCTCAATTTCGTTCACTTTTTCAAGTGCCTCTTCGCCATCATACGCTGTATATACCTCGTAACCTTCTTTTGTAAGATTAAACTTGACAATATCTGAGATTGGTTTTTCATCATCTACAACTAATATTTTTTTCACAAAAAAGTCACCTCGTTTTTTATTTATTACGCGCTCACATCTTGACTATCGTACCCATTATACATGATTTTGCGGATGGTTTCATTAAAACACATTTTGCTCCTTTTTTTCTAAAGTGTTTCTTATCAAAAAAACAGACTCAAAATTGAGTCTGCACGTCGGTTAATCTAATAATTGAACCCCTATTCCTAAAAGTCCAGGTCCAGTATGCACAACCAATGCGGGTGAAATAGGGCCAAATAAGACGGATTCAGCTTGTGGAAACGTTTGTTGGACAAATTCACATAACCATTTACCTTCTTCCATCGCATCACCTTGGGCTACAGCGACACGGAACGAAGGATGATCACCAACGAATTCTTTCACCAAACGAACCATATTTTCTAAACTTTTTTTGCGTCCACGTGTTTTAGCAACGGTATGGTAGACACCTTCTTCATTACAAGAAATGGTAGGATTTAACTTTAAGGCGGTACCAACTAAAGAGGTGACTAAACCAATCCGTCCACCTTTTTGTAAATACTCTAACGTTGCCACATTAAAATATACTTTTGATTCCGTAACTTTTTTCTCCAAATGAGCAATTAATTCAGACCATCCCATTCCTTGGTCAATTAATTCTGCGGCATGAATCGCTTGTAATCCAGCACCAATCCCAATGCTTTTCGTATCTAAGACATAGACGTCCATTGTCTGTTCTTCGCCTAATAAACGTAAAATATTATACGTGCCACTTAAACCACTTGAAATCGTTACTGCCAAAACTTTTTGATACCCTTGCGCTTTAATTTCATCAAAAATTTCTTGAATTGCTTGGCCATCGGGTAATGACGTTGTTGGTACCTCTTCTTTTAAATGCGCATAAACTTGTTCTGGTGTAATGTCTATTTTATCTGTATAGGTACGTTCTTTATAGATAATCTTTAACGGAATCATAAAAATCCCATAGCTATCAATCATTTCTTGTGGCACATCTGTCCCTGAATCTACGAGTAATGCAATTTTTTCTTTAGTCATTGTGTTCACCTTTTTCTAAATATTGGCTTTCCATCTCAATTACTTTTTCTACAAGTAATTTATTGGCAAATGAAGCTGTAGCCGCTTTGACTGCTAAATATTCCACGGCAATTTTTTCTGTTTCCGTTTGTTCAGGTTTCCCCATCGCTTGGAGACAAACATGTTGGACGGCTTTTTCTTGTTCTTCACAAAAAAGGTTATAGGCATTACGAATCCCAACCACCCTTCCTTGAAATAAAATCCCATCTTTGATTTCTTGAATGGTTAAGACTTGTTTTAGTAACGTAATCGCAACGAGAAAGGCCACATGACGACGCGTATAGCGTTTTTTCTCTGGTGGGGGAATCATCCCTTTTTTGACATAATTATTCACCATCGAAGAAGTTAAAAGCGTATGTTTGTCTGTTCGAATCACCGGCGTCAGATACCGATCGACTAACGTAATCACTTGATCCATATATAAATCTAACTCAGGTAATTCATCCCAACGCGGCAAATGAAAATGAACCAGCGATTCACCCCATTCATAAATATCTGCTTGTAGCTCATCCAAAAGAATGCACCTCTTTTTTAAATTCAGTAAATATAATTTATACAATCATTATATCTAGTTTTAGAAACTAGGTAAAGTAAAAAAAGATGTCTGCCAACGGGGATTGGCAGACATAGGAGTAAAAATGAAAAAATGTTAGGGTTGTTTTATTGGTATGCATTTATCATAACCAAGAAATATGAACAAATTATGAATGAAAATCTTCTATCTTGTAACTTTTTTCTTATAGAAAGGTAATGAAAAAAAGGTATTGCATCCAAAAAAAATTACACGTATGATAAAAAGAAACGTTCAGAAAGGAGAAAAACATGTCCCTTCGACTAGAGAAATGCACCGTAAATGATTTAAAAACACTACAAGAAATTAGTTTTGAAACCTTTAACGATACTTTTGCTAAACAAAACTCACCTGAAAATATGAACGCTTATCTGGATAATGCCTATACGGATGAGAAACTGACAACTGAATTACAAACACCGCATTCGACTTTTTTCTTCTTATATAAAGATGATGAACTTGCTGGTTACTTGAAAGTTAATACTGACAAAGCGCAAACAGAAGCAATTGCCGTTAATGCCTTAGAAATCGAACGCATCTACATTCGTTCCACACACAAACGTCAAGGTCTTGGTCGCTATTTAATCGATCAAGCATGTAACTTAGCAGTAAAAAAAGGAAAAGAAACGATTTGGCTAGGTGTTTGGGAACACAATCAGCCAGCGCGCGCATTTTATCAAACAATGGGCTTTGTGCGACAAGGACAACATTCCTTTTTTATGGGGGATGATGAACAAACGGATTTCATTATGGTCAAGAACGTGCACTCATAGAAAAAAAGGCCTGTGACATCAGACCTTTAACAGTAAAAATATCCGAACAATAGAAGATTGGTCCTCATCGAAATCCTACCTAGATTGGATGACATCCACTCAATCTTGTTCGGATTTTTTTGACTTGTTTTGACTTACGTCACAACCTTTTTTAACTCAGCTCTAAAAAACAGACAAGGCATTCTCTAAGTCCGCTATCAAATCAGAAACATGTTCAATTCCTACTGAAATACGTAATAAATCTGGCGTTAACCCATATGATTCTCGTAATTCTTGGGGAATATCAGCATGGGTTTGTGTTGTTGGATACGTAATTAAGCTCTCAACGCCACCTAAGCTTTCTGCAAAAGAAAAGACAGTTAATGCTTGTAAAAAATCACCAATTTTATGTTCATCAGCGATACGAATACTAATCATCGCACCAATGCCTACGTATAATACATCTTTAATTGCGGGATGTTTTTTTAATACTTCCACAATTTCCTGTGCATTTTTTTCTTGTTGATTAAAACGGACTTCCAGTGTTTTCAAACTACGAACAAATAACCAGCTATCAAAAGCACTCAATGTTGGTCCTGTTGTGTTCGCTAACCATGCTAGCTTCTCACCCAACACTGGATCTTTCGCAACAACGACACCGGCTAAAATGTCATTGTGTCCGGATAAATATTTTGTTCCTGAGTGAATAACAATATCTGCGCCTTCTTCTAGTGGGCGTTGACGTAACGGTGTTAAAAAGGTATTGTCTACAATTAAAAGCGCCTCGTTTGCTTTTGAGACTGTTGCTACTTCACGAATCGAAACTTCATTCATCAATGGATTTGTAGGCGTTTCTAAAAAAATACCATCAATTTCATTGCTAATTTTTGCTTTAAAATCTGCTAAGTCTGTAAAGTAATCAAAGGTCGCGATTCCTTTTGCTTCAATATCATCAAAATAACGGAAACTACCACCATATAAATCTCTCGAAACTAAAAATTTACTTCCCACTGAAAAATAATTAAACACTAATTGAATCGCACTCATTCCTGAACTCGTCACAACTGCTTGGGCTCCGGCTTCTAATTTTGCCAGTCCTTCTTCTAACACATCACGTGTCGGATTTTTTGTGCGAATATAATCATAACCTGTGCTTTGCCCTAGTCCTGGATGTGCATACGTTGTCGATAAAAAGATGGGCGCACTAATGGAACCATTTTGTAAATCTGTGCGATTACCTAATTGTACTAAATTTGTTGCTAATTTTTTTTCAGTCATACATTTCCCTCCTAATAAAATAAAAAAACGTCCCTTTGCAAAAAAACAACTGCTTTTTGCAAAGGGACGAATAGATTCGTGTTACCACCCTAGTTTATACCATTCTCACAAATGATACCTCGACGATTCCTGTTGAAATCCGGCGATATAACGGTCGCGACCGCGTAAATAGCGTGAACTAATTACAAACTCAGAGCTCATCTTCACTTCGCTCTTCAGTCCCCTTTCACACCAAACCGGGTTCTCTTACCTGAATCCTTAAGTTACTCTTCTCGTCAACGTTTTAAATTATGAGAATTAAATTAGATTATGACGATAGTATAGACTGTCTTATGAGAAAATGTCAATAACCTTTTTTATTTTTCTCCATAACCAAAATGTTCATTAATAAAATACTGCACGCGAAAAATCGATTTTTTACTCGAAATGTTTTCCCAATAAAGAATCTTTTCTTTATCAAATGCAACATGTTCATACTCACGATCCATAATCACTAAATCCGTTTGTGGCGTAATCGTTCCCGTCACTGTCACATCCATATCAAGCTCTTGAAACGCCCACCGTTTAATCAGTTCTAAGCACTCTTTCCCAAATACAGATAACACACAAATTGAAATAGGTTTTCGTTCTTGTTCAATGTACTGACTAATCAAAAAACGATAATTGTCTAAAAGAAACGCTTGATTTTTACGCAAAATTTTATTTTCTTTCGTCAATTGTTCCACGATATATTCAATTCGTCGTTCTATTTCAGGAGGAATAAAAATCGAGGCACTAATATCAATGTCGCTTAAGACACCTGCACCACGAAAGGTTAGTGCTTTACTATGCTTATGAACTAAGTTGGCATAAAGTAAACCATAATTTTGTGCGGAGATGGTCACCGAAAATACTTGATAAAACGAACGGAACCATTGATTCGTTACTTTGGCAGCGTGTAACTCGTGTGTCTGGCAATAAAAAAGCATGTCACTAATATTTTTGTTGTCTGTCAAATGATATTATTGTGCAAACAGAAAAATATAAGCATAAGCAATTTCTGCTTGAACTTGTTGCTTGGTCATTTGGCGAAAAAATAAAGAAAAGGCTGGTTGTAGAAACTTTGCTAAATAATTGAAATGCCAACTATCTTTTAGAATTTCATGCTTCAAAATGGCTGATGACACAAAATGTCCTTGTTTCATTCGAGTAATAATAATAGCCAAGTCATACGAAAGCTTTTCCTTTTCCACCAAACTTAATTTTCTGCCACGAATATATTCAATTGGTTTGATTAGATACTGGATTGCTTTTTGTCGAACATTTGCAAATGGCCATGTCGTGCCGCTATAAGCGTACCAAAAAAACTCTGAGTAAAAAAACGTAATTGTAATTCATTGCCAGAAACGGAGGCTTTCTTGTTCGTCTCAAATTTTAAATCAAATTGTGCTAATACTTCATTTAATCTATATAATTTTTTATACAACGTGTTGTAGGAAACAAAATGTGACTCAGAAAATTCACGTAATTGAATCGATTCTGAATGAAAAATATCAACCATTGCTTGATATTGTAAGCTTTCATTTAGATAATGGATTAAAATTTGATGGAGTGAAAATTTTGCTTTAATTTCTTCCAAATCGCGAATAATGGTCGGACGCGTCACGTTCAAACGTTGCCCCAACACATCGAATGTCACCCCGTTTTCTTTGTTCAATATAATCAAAATTTCAACTTTTCTTCTGGCATTGCTATCTAAAAACTTCCTTATGATTCTCCCTTCATTCCTTGTGAATTAAAGTAGAAACTTTATCACCTCATTTAATAAAAAACAATTTATAACCCACTGTGCCAAGCATTTCTTAATATTTAACAACATATTACAAACCATCAATCAGTGTCCATGTAATCGTCCCACTGTATAGTGTATTTTTTCTTAAATTTGAAGGTTCGACTTCCATTCAAATAGGCTTTAGCAGTAATCGTTTTTTCCGGTGTTAAGCTCTGTGTGAAAGGATACGTGTAATTACCTTGCGCATTCGTTTGGACATGGTATTTTTGTGTACTCGTTTCATTTGGTGAAGTCAACGTTGGTTCGGGTATGCCTTCTCCTGAAAATACCACCATACTGTACGGATTGGTAGTGCCTTGAAGCACTTTACTTGCTGGATCATTCGGATTGCTTTGTAGTTTATCTAATTGAATGTTCACATCGGGGATATACGTAAAACGAACGCGTTGAAAGTTCTGTGTACGGTAATTGGTGATTAAATCTTGACTCACTGCTTGTGATAAGCTTGATGCAGTGATAGTAAATTGAACATTTCCTGCACTATCCGGCACATTCATATCAAAAATTGGACTCCATGCTTTATCGGGTGATTCGGTGCTATTACCTTTATTCCACACTTCGACTTTTTGAATCGACGAAGTAAATACGCCCGGATTCATCGAAATTAACGAAAAAAACTATCCGAGCATACCATCGGATAGTTTTTTGTTACTCAATAAGTAATGTAATTCCACAGTTTTTCTTGAAACTGCTGGCCATCGGTTGTTTCTAACACACTCAAGCTAGTATTTGCTAACAAACCATCTTCACGAATCTTTGCTAGTTCTTTTCCTTTTAACACTTGCAATAATGTCGTTAAGGTCACTCCATGACTGACAATGAGATAATTGGTATTTGCCGTATAATCTAATTGTTGAATAAAAGATATCCCTCGTTGAATTAGCTTAGGGTATGATTCTCCCGCAAACTCACTAGGATCATATTGTTCTGGATAATGGCGCAAATTGTGCAGTTGTGGATGTCCTTCTTTCGAATCAATCGATACACCGTCCCATTGTCCAAAATTAATTTCCTTTAAACGTGTATCTGTCACTAGCTCTTTTGAAGATAATTGATTTTCTTTTAAAATAAATTGTGCCGTTTCAATCGCGCGTTTTTGTGGACTGACATACGTTTTTTCAAAATGTGTCTCTTGCAAAAATTTCCCCAATTCACTTGCTTGTTGCTGTCCTTCTGGTAACAAACCATGGTCCGAATAACTGCCATTAAACGCATGTTTCGCATTGTTAGCCGTTAATCCATGGCGTACAAAATATAATTTCGTCATAACTAACCTCCATAATAATTATAAACTGAAAAACAAAAAAAGGGCGATGATATAAGTCGTTTAACAGTAAAATATCCGAACAATAGAAGATTGGTCCTCGTCGCAATTCTACCTAGATTGGATGGCATCCATGCGCTTGTGTTCGGATATTTTTGACTTGTTTTCCTTATGTCACAGCCCCATGGCGATTTAGTTAAACCAACCTTCGAAGAACGATTTAATCGTTGTCCAAAGATTTGCAAAAAAGCCTTTTGTTTCTTCACTGTTTAATTTTTCTTTCGCATTGTTGATGAAGTCTTTCCCGTTGGTCATTAAGTCATCTTTTAATGTCGTTAATTGTTCGGTAATTTGTTCATTGTTAATAACAGGTGCTTGCGAAAAATTATACATCGTATTTGATAAAGACGTGACTTGTTCTGAAGACAATACATCGCCTAACCCTTGAATATTTAACTGCTCAATTACAATTTGTTGCACTTTTTCTCGTCCTTGTTCTTCGTTCATTTTTGCCAATTCATCTTTGATTTTTTGTAATTCCAACTTAATTTCAGCTAACGCTACTGCTAAATTATCATCAGAGAAATTCGCATTTTCTTGATTTTCTTTCGTAATTTCAGAGACTACCGCACTCTCTTCTTGTGCTACTTCACGGTTTTGTGCTCGTTCTTGAGCTTCTTGCTCATCTGCCGCTGGATCTACTTCATCATAAATTTTATAAATACCAGCTAAAGCCCCGCTACCATCCATCACACGCACAGAAGCAATACGAATGTCTGCATCATAAACCCCACTTGTAATCGCTGCGTTTCGATAGTTGGCTTCTGTCCGAGAGGTAATATTTTCAGGCGTTTCAATTGTCACATTTACGCCTGCCCCTTCTTTCGTTCGTACCATATATGCGCTTGAATAAGCTTTTGATTCTGAGGTAAATGAATCAATGTCGGTCACATATTTCACTAAATCATCGCCATTCACGACAAAGGTATTATAGGCTTCTTTTTCTTTTACTTTCAATTTTTCAAGAGTTTGCGTTTTTTCTTGTTCGGTTAATCCATTTCCTAAAGCAACGCTAGGAACATCCCAACCTTCATCTTTGACTTTTTGTGTTTGTTCTGTCGTATCAGCAGCAACGCTCACACTAGTTGCAAGTAATCCTGCTTGAAAAACTGTCGTACATAAAACAGTATTGGTAATGATTTTTTTGAATGTCATTGTATTATTCTCCTTTAAAAATAAATCTACTTGTTCATTATTGTAACGATAATAAAGACGTAATTCAAAACCAACTCCTCTTTTTCGCTAAAACTTAACAAAAAATTGATGAACTTTAGATAAAATCCAATAAATTGGATGGGTTAAAAACTAGCCAATTGGTTGTTTTCTTTTCGCATGACACCTTTTATAATAAGCAAAAGGGATGTGAACAAATGACAAAAATAACCCTCACAATTGGTGGTTCCGACACTTGGGGCGGTGGCGGCATTCAAACAGATTTAAAAACGTTTGAAAATTTACAGACATTTGGATTAACCGTTCTTACTTGTCTTGCGGTAGCTGAAAATGACAACTTTGTCATTCGCCCGCTTCCTCCATCACTCATTCAAGAACAATTACAAACGATTGAAGCATCGTTTCAATTGGATGGTGTCAAAATCGGCTTACTAGCAAGTATTGAAATCGTCGACTTGGTCATCGATTTTTGCCAACGAAACCAAGGGAAGTTTCCAATTATCTTAGATCCAGTTTTAGCCTTTAAGGAAACGGAGCAACAATTACAACAAGACTACCTCAAAAAAATCAAAGAATTGGCACGACTTGTTGATTTAGTTACTCCTAACTTAAAAGAAATGGAACGTTTAGTGGCAGGCCCGCCAATCGCTAACCGCTCTGATATGAAGTACAGAACGCAACAATTGGTTAGTGAATTGCAAACTCCTGTCATTTTAAAAGGTGGCAACAAAATAGTGAACGATCGCGCTGTAGATTATTATACAGATAACAAAATTACACATTATTTTATCGGACCTGTTTCATATAAACCAACCATTCATGGGGCTGGTTGTTGCTTCTCTGCTGCGATTTGTGCCTATCTTGCCCACGGTCTATCACTCATAGAAAGCATTGAAAAAAGTCAACATTTTGTCTATGAAGCCATCGAGCATGGTCTTCCTGTCTACGATGCCGGTAATGTCTGGCAC
This window encodes:
- a CDS encoding aminotransferase class I/II-fold pyridoxal phosphate-dependent enzyme is translated as MTEKKLATNLVQLGNRTDLQNGSISAPIFLSTTYAHPGLGQSTGYDYIRTKNPTRDVLEEGLAKLEAGAQAVVTSSGMSAIQLVFNYFSVGSKFLVSRDLYGGSFRYFDDIEAKGIATFDYFTDLADFKAKISNEIDGIFLETPTNPLMNEVSIREVATVSKANEALLIVDNTFLTPLRQRPLEEGADIVIHSGTKYLSGHNDILAGVVVAKDPVLGEKLAWLANTTGPTLSAFDSWLFVRSLKTLEVRFNQQEKNAQEIVEVLKKHPAIKDVLYVGIGAMISIRIADEHKIGDFLQALTVFSFAESLGGVESLITYPTTQTHADIPQELRESYGLTPDLLRISVGIEHVSDLIADLENALSVF
- a CDS encoding helix-turn-helix domain-containing protein yields the protein MIILNKENGVTFDVLGQRLNVTRPTIIRDLEEIKAKFSLHQILIHYLNESLQYQAMVDIFHSESIQLREFSESHFVSYNTLYKKLYRLNEVLAQFDLKFETNKKASVSGNELQLRFFTQSFFGTLIAARHGHLQMFDKKQSSI
- a CDS encoding GNAT family N-acetyltransferase, producing the protein MSLRLEKCTVNDLKTLQEISFETFNDTFAKQNSPENMNAYLDNAYTDEKLTTELQTPHSTFFFLYKDDELAGYLKVNTDKAQTEAIAVNALEIERIYIRSTHKRQGLGRYLIDQACNLAVKKGKETIWLGVWEHNQPARAFYQTMGFVRQGQHSFFMGDDEQTDFIMVKNVHS
- a CDS encoding DUF1002 domain-containing protein, with amino-acid sequence MTFKKIITNTVLCTTVFQAGLLATSVSVAADTTEQTQKVKDEGWDVPSVALGNGLTEQEKTQTLEKLKVKEKEAYNTFVVNGDDLVKYVTDIDSFTSESKAYSSAYMVRTKEGAGVNVTIETPENITSRTEANYRNAAITSGVYDADIRIASVRVMDGSGALAGIYKIYDEVDPAADEQEAQERAQNREVAQEESAVVSEITKENQENANFSDDNLAVALAEIKLELQKIKDELAKMNEEQGREKVQQIVIEQLNIQGLGDVLSSEQVTSLSNTMYNFSQAPVINNEQITEQLTTLKDDLMTNGKDFINNAKEKLNSEETKGFFANLWTTIKSFFEGWFN
- a CDS encoding histidine phosphatase family protein, with amino-acid sequence MTKLYFVRHGLTANNAKHAFNGSYSDHGLLPEGQQQASELGKFLQETHFEKTYVSPQKRAIETAQFILKENQLSSKELVTDTRLKEINFGQWDGVSIDSKEGHPQLHNLRHYPEQYDPSEFAGESYPKLIQRGISFIQQLDYTANTNYLIVSHGVTLTTLLQVLKGKELAKIREDGLLANTSLSVLETTDGQQFQEKLWNYITY
- a CDS encoding DegV family protein, which translates into the protein MTKEKIALLVDSGTDVPQEMIDSYGIFMIPLKIIYKERTYTDKIDITPEQVYAHLKEEVPTTSLPDGQAIQEIFDEIKAQGYQKVLAVTISSGLSGTYNILRLLGEEQTMDVYVLDTKSIGIGAGLQAIHAAELIDQGMGWSELIAHLEKKVTESKVYFNVATLEYLQKGGRIGLVTSLVGTALKLNPTISCNEEGVYHTVAKTRGRKKSLENMVRLVKEFVGDHPSFRVAVAQGDAMEEGKWLCEFVQQTFPQAESVLFGPISPALVVHTGPGLLGIGVQLLD
- a CDS encoding DUF1836 domain-containing protein, coding for MDELQADIYEWGESLVHFHLPRWDELPELDLYMDQVITLVDRYLTPVIRTDKHTLLTSSMVNNYVKKGMIPPPEKKRYTRRHVAFLVAITLLKQVLTIQEIKDGILFQGRVVGIRNAYNLFCEEQEKAVQHVCLQAMGKPEQTETEKIAVEYLAVKAATASFANKLLVEKVIEMESQYLEKGEHND
- a CDS encoding hydroxymethylpyrimidine/phosphomethylpyrimidine kinase; this encodes MTKITLTIGGSDTWGGGGIQTDLKTFENLQTFGLTVLTCLAVAENDNFVIRPLPPSLIQEQLQTIEASFQLDGVKIGLLASIEIVDLVIDFCQRNQGKFPIILDPVLAFKETEQQLQQDYLKKIKELARLVDLVTPNLKEMERLVAGPPIANRSDMKYRTQQLVSELQTPVILKGGNKIVNDRAVDYYTDNKITHYFIGPVSYKPTIHGAGCCFSAAICAYLAHGLSLIESIEKSQHFVYEAIEHGLPVYDAGNVWHGNIERNDT
- the yycF gene encoding response regulator YycF codes for the protein MKKILVVDDEKPISDIVKFNLTKEGYEVYTAYDGEEALEKVNEIEPDLILLDLMLPKMDGLEVAREVRKTYDMPIIMVTAKDSEIDKVLGLELGADDYVTKPFSNRELVARVKANLRRGSSAGKEVEEPVNTELSIGDLTIHPDAYMVTKYGSAIELTHREFELLHYLAKHIGQVMTREHLLQTVWGYDYFGDVRTVDVTVRRLREKIEDNPSHPNYLVTRRGVGYYLRNPEQE